In Erigeron canadensis isolate Cc75 chromosome 8, C_canadensis_v1, whole genome shotgun sequence, the DNA window TTGCCCAAGAGTTGACCTTCTGGTTCCCCTCCCTTTTCCTTTGTTATAATGTACACATCTTATACATATTAGGATATTACATATAAGCCACCACCAAGGTGGCCTAGTGGTCAGACGTCTTGTATCCTTACAAGAGATCCCGAGTTTGAAGCCTCGCTAGGTAAACAACTTCGGAATGGCTAAGCAAATAGTCGGAAATGGTCAAGGGAATATCTGTTGTACATCCGAGTTAACGGGACTTTGCCATCCTTGGATAACCTGAAAAAAGAAAACCTCATCCTTtctacatataatatatacatgacCTACATGCATAATACAACTCAATTCCCACCAATATAACCATCAAATGgtttcatctttatttattatttaatcacCATCTTTAACACTATATATACACCATTCATGTTCACCCTGGTCACTTGCTTATATCttttccttgatcatatatatacttctacAAAAACCATTGTATCTTCCTACcaaaaaattttttgaattacATTACATGTTTATAACTTTGCAACTTTATCTTTCATTCATTTAGATCAATTCTTTAACCTGGCTTTTTTCAAACTTTCTCTTCCTTAGTTCAACATTTATAAAACTCTACCCAGTATCTTACTTCAGACTACCCATCTATTTTTTCCCCTATAAAAAAAGCACCAATTAATAAACAAAGTTTGTATCGTTCTGGCTTCAGTTAAGTCGATTGTGTAACAATACGTTTATAAAAATCTACACATTATGTAAGGTATTTCCCATTCGGCTTGAAATCGTAtctgaaaaaaccaaaaaaaaaagaaaaagaccatTTAAGTCCAGAATTGAAGTCTATGAAAATGGAAAGTGGGGATGGGCCAACACCACCGGTGTCAGCACCAGCAACTCCTGGAACACCAGGAGGTCCATTGTTCACATCTCTACGAGTAGACTCGTTGTCGTACGATCGCAAGTCAATGCCACGTTGCAAATGTCTGCCCGTTGCTGCACCGTCATTCGGTGCACATCATACGTGTTTCACAGATTTTGCTACTCCTGATATCTCTCTCACCCGAAAGGTACTCCTAGTTCTATATATTTGTTCTTATATCTGTATTGTATTGGCTAATAGGTGTGGTGTTAAACCAATAGCCGAGCTGAATTATGATTGTGGTATTGGGGAATTAAAATGCAGTTGGGAGCAGAATTCGTGGGAACATTTATATTGATATTCGCAGCAACAGCAGGACCGATAGTGAACCAAAAATACTCTGGATCAGAGACACTAATAGGGAATGCAGCATGTGCAGGGCTGGCAGTGATGATAATTATTCTGTCAACGGGTCATATCTCAGGAGCCCATTTGAACCCGTCCCTCACAATTGCATTCGCAGCACTGCGTCATTTTCCATGGGCACATGTCCCTGCCTACATCTTAGCACAAGTATCCGCTTCAATCTGTGCTTCTTTTGCTCTCAAAGGTGTCTTCCATCCCTTTATGTCCGGAGGTGTCACAGTTCCTTCTGTTAGCACTGGCCAAGCTTTTGCCCTCGAGTTCATCATCACCTTTAATCTCCTGTTTGTTGTCACAGCTGTCGCTACTGATACTCGTGCTGTAAGGCTAACCTATGCTTTCTTTTGATtcactttttcttattttgaaatGTTGCATTAGCATTGATAGATGTGTATATTCAGGTTGGAGAATTGGCAGGTATAGCAGTTGGAGCTACCGTTATGCTCAACATTCTAGTTGCTGGGTAAGTTTTAATactgttgatgaattgataatCATGTTTATACATTCACTTGATGAATTGATaatcatgttatatatattattatattggttGATGGGCATGGCAGGCCATCAAGTGGTGCGTCAATGAATCCAGTGCGTACACTGGGTCCAGCAGTGGCGACAGGGAATTACACGGTATTATGGTTATACATATTGGCACCCACACTTGGAgcacttgttggagctggagTCTACACATTGGTCAAACTTCAAGAAGGCGAGGGAGAACAACCACGTGAAGTCCGAAGCTTCCGTCGGTAGTTTGTTCTAGGGCAGATATCGGGATGCAGGGTATATAAGATCCATTATAGCCGccgataataataattatactaaTAAAATGGGATGTCATTGAAATAGAATGTCCCATGGAAGTGGTGTGCGATTGACTTATAGCGTTTTCTTTACATATTCGGTCGTTCATTGTTGTTACAGAATCTATGGACTTGTAGTCATGTCTGTTTgttcaaagttgtaatataTGAAACCTTTGTTTTCATGgcttaaggattttaatttgtttttctatATGGGATATCCCAATTCAATTTGTTACAAGTAACAAC includes these proteins:
- the LOC122578237 gene encoding probable aquaporin NIP5-1 is translated as MKMESGDGPTPPVSAPATPGTPGGPLFTSLRVDSLSYDRKSMPRCKCLPVAAPSFGAHHTCFTDFATPDISLTRKLGAEFVGTFILIFAATAGPIVNQKYSGSETLIGNAACAGLAVMIIILSTGHISGAHLNPSLTIAFAALRHFPWAHVPAYILAQVSASICASFALKGVFHPFMSGGVTVPSVSTGQAFALEFIITFNLLFVVTAVATDTRAVGELAGIAVGATVMLNILVAGPSSGASMNPVRTLGPAVATGNYTVLWLYILAPTLGALVGAGVYTLVKLQEGEGEQPREVRSFRR